A portion of the Carya illinoinensis cultivar Pawnee chromosome 11, C.illinoinensisPawnee_v1, whole genome shotgun sequence genome contains these proteins:
- the LOC122281590 gene encoding glucuronoxylan 4-O-methyltransferase 1 produces MPPEVLHCRSLATPLVQFSPALLPETQHDLPIIYKYCRGRRRMNIAVKKVIPVLLMILSSFSIIRFLLITITNSSSSSSKPTLPTIVHHTCLFPPCIEGPTNQLKTSANASTLTEKEFLLLSNLIINKAPCNLLIFGFAYQYLNLSQINEGGTTIFLVDEIDDLSTIKANSNSTRTYKVDYQIPGNKAFKLLKQARQNPACAPSSGPLQRSTCKLALTNLPQVVYQHKWDVIVVDGPSGDTPEAPGRMPTIYTASIIARSGNATDVVIHDVHRVVEKWFSWEFLCEENLVSSKGSLWVFRIRDQFNSTKFCAANTVVIV; encoded by the coding sequence ATGCCCCCAGAAGTGCTTCATTGCCGTTCTCTTGCAACTCCTCTTGTTCAGTTTTCTCCTGCACTCTTGCCTGAGACACAACACGATCTACCcattatttacaaatattgCAGAGGACGGAGAAGGATGAACATCGCCGTAAAGAAAGTTATCCCGGTCCTCCTCATGATCCTATCAAGTTTCTCCATCATCAGATTTCTTTTGATCACAATCACTAATTCATCCAGTTCCTCTTCAAAGCCTACTTTACCCACTATTGTTCACCACACATGCCTTTTTCCCCCATGCATTGAGGGTCCAACAAATCAGCTAAAAACCTCTGCCAATGCCAGCACCCTCACAGAAAAGGAATTTCTGCTCCTATCAAATCTTATTATCAACAAGGCCCCCTGCAACCTGCTTATCTTTGGGTTTGCATACCAATATCTGAACCTCTCGCAGATCAATGAAGGTGGCACCACCATCTTTCTAGTGGATGAGATTGACGACCTAAGCACAATCAAAGCAAATTCAAATAGCACTAGAACGTACAAGGTTGATTATCAGATACCTGGCAACAAGGCTTTCAAGCTGCTCAAGCAAGCAAGACAGAATCCAGCCTGTGCACCTAGCTCAGGACCGCTTCAGAGATCGACATGCAAGCTTGCATTGACAAATCTACCGCAAGTAGTATACCAGCACAAGTGGGATGTGATAGTGGTCGATGGACCGAGTGGAGATACACCAGAGGCACCAGGTAGGATGCCAACAATCTATACTGCTAGTATAATAGCCAGATCTGGGAACGCAACAGATGTAGTCATACATGATGTCCATCGAGTGGTAGAAAAGTGGTTTTCGTGGGAGTTCCTATGTGAAGAGAACTTGGTTTCTTCCAAAGGGAGCCTATGGGTTTTCAGGATCAGAGATCAATTCAATTCTACTAAATTTTGCGCAGCTAATACTGTTGTGATAGTGTAA
- the LOC122281589 gene encoding TITAN-like protein isoform X1, translating into MEEQSKTRKPKPKPRTNTSKTNCAYDNGHNKKQKKSEYEFCKVCNLNHDQGQRHKYFPSHKTSLSTFLSRFQSKLADVRFFLKNPCPLPSNLASRNRLWCVFCDSNIDELGCTFACYNAINHLASADHLKNLKHFLWKYGGAVDRLDAFRILESDVAKWEKKCKSLRNDDVLSTEGPIGPVLGPSHDIHNELNSGNIDSFENCSIQSVKSSHSNGVLPLQCYTNEYQVSHSGRFEVPSAGMYEYDAQSSLPAETCSGKKISELMDFRVNRNSQHALLYDTKCSADGYFSNERTYQVHEDQGIVKGESSFQGLQNLTRISTSAADKAIDNVHSGAPPPWFEATEESQINVQRKPTADSLMSLNKSGKSKKLNPKRVGAAWAEKRKIELEMEKRGEIVNSDCTANWLPNFGRVWQSGSRKESRKEFMMEKQEFIKPESKSEMPVKIQPYVSKRMVSSKFSHATFEEKQVNDHIGDTNDK; encoded by the exons ATGGAAGAACAATCGAAAACGCGGAAGCCAAAACCTAAACCTAGAACCAACACGTCGAAGACTAATTGTGCCTATGATAACGGTCATAACAAGAAGCAGAAGAAGAGCGAGTACGAGTTCTGCAAGGTGTGCAATCTGAACCACGACCAGGGCCAGCGCCACAAGTACTTCCCCAGTCACAAGACCTCCCTCTCTACCTTCCTCTCTCGGTTCCAATCCAAGCTTGCTGATGTCCGTTTTTTCCTCAAGAATCCCTGCCCTCTCCCCTCCAACCTCGCCTCTCGCAACCGCCTCTGGTGCGTTTTTTGCGACAGCAACATCGACGAGCTTGGTTGCACCTTCGCTTG TTATAATGCAATTAATCATCTAGCGAGTGCGGATCATCTCAAGAATTTGAAGCATTTTCTATGGAAATATGGTGGTGCGGTGGATCGCTTGGATGCTTTTAGGATTTTAGAATCTGACGTAGCTAAG TGGGAGAAGAAGTGCAAATCTTTGAGAAATGATGATGTACTGTCTACTGAAGGGCCTATAGGACCAGTGCTTGGACCTTCACATGATATCCACAATGAACTCAACTCTGGAAATATTGATAGTTTTGAAAATTGTAGTATCCAATCTGTTAAATCAAGTCATTCAAATGGTGTTTTGCCTTTACAGTGTTATACGAATGAGTATCAGGTATCCCATTCAGGACGCTTCGAAGTTCCAAGTGCTGGAATGTATGAGTATGATGCTCAATCTTCTTTACCTGCAGAGACATGCTCtggtaaaaaaatttcagaATTGATGGATTTTAGAG TTAACAGGAATAGCCAACATGCTCTCCTTTATGACACAAAATGCTCAGCTGATGGATATTTCAGTAATGAAAGG ACGTACCAGGTGCATGAGGATCAAGGGATTGTAAAAGGAGAGAGCAGTTTTCAAG GCTTGCAAAATCTCACAAGAATTTCTACCTCGGCTGCTGACAAGGCTATAGATAATGTGCATTCTGGAGCTCCTCCTCCATGGTTCGAAGCAACTGAAGAAAGTCAGATCAATGTTCAACGAAAACCCACAGCAGACAGCCTTATGTCCCTAAATAAGTCAGGGAAGTCCAAAAAATTGAACCCGAAACGGGTTGGAGCTGCTTGGGCTGAAAAGAGAAAGATTGAGCTTGAGATGGAGAAAAGAGGAGAGATTGTCAATAGTGACTGCACTGCTAACTGGCTTCCTAACTTCGGTAGAGTATGGCAATCTGGCAGCCGAAAAGAATCTAGAAAAGAGTTTATGATGGAGAAACAAGAATTTATCAAGCCTGAAAGTAAATCTGAGATGCCAGTTAAGATACAACCTTACGTCAGCAAGCGAATGGTGAGCTCCAAATTTTCGCATGCCACTTT CGAAGAGAAGCAGGTGAATGATCATATTGGAGACACAAATGACAAATGA
- the LOC122281589 gene encoding TITAN-like protein isoform X2, translating into MEEQSKTRKPKPKPRTNTSKTNCAYDNGHNKKQKKSEYEFCKVCNLNHDQGQRHKYFPSHKTSLSTFLSRFQSKLADVRFFLKNPCPLPSNLASRNRLWCVFCDSNIDELGCTFACYNAINHLASADHLKNLKHFLWKYGGAVDRLDAFRILESDVAKWEKKCKSLRNDDVLSTEGPIGPVLGPSHDIHNELNSGNIDSFENCSIQSVKSSHSNGVLPLQCYTNEYQVSHSGRFEVPSAGMYEYDAQSSLPAETCSGKKISELMDFRVNRNSQHALLYDTKCSADGYFSNERVHEDQGIVKGESSFQGLQNLTRISTSAADKAIDNVHSGAPPPWFEATEESQINVQRKPTADSLMSLNKSGKSKKLNPKRVGAAWAEKRKIELEMEKRGEIVNSDCTANWLPNFGRVWQSGSRKESRKEFMMEKQEFIKPESKSEMPVKIQPYVSKRMVSSKFSHATFEEKQVNDHIGDTNDK; encoded by the exons ATGGAAGAACAATCGAAAACGCGGAAGCCAAAACCTAAACCTAGAACCAACACGTCGAAGACTAATTGTGCCTATGATAACGGTCATAACAAGAAGCAGAAGAAGAGCGAGTACGAGTTCTGCAAGGTGTGCAATCTGAACCACGACCAGGGCCAGCGCCACAAGTACTTCCCCAGTCACAAGACCTCCCTCTCTACCTTCCTCTCTCGGTTCCAATCCAAGCTTGCTGATGTCCGTTTTTTCCTCAAGAATCCCTGCCCTCTCCCCTCCAACCTCGCCTCTCGCAACCGCCTCTGGTGCGTTTTTTGCGACAGCAACATCGACGAGCTTGGTTGCACCTTCGCTTG TTATAATGCAATTAATCATCTAGCGAGTGCGGATCATCTCAAGAATTTGAAGCATTTTCTATGGAAATATGGTGGTGCGGTGGATCGCTTGGATGCTTTTAGGATTTTAGAATCTGACGTAGCTAAG TGGGAGAAGAAGTGCAAATCTTTGAGAAATGATGATGTACTGTCTACTGAAGGGCCTATAGGACCAGTGCTTGGACCTTCACATGATATCCACAATGAACTCAACTCTGGAAATATTGATAGTTTTGAAAATTGTAGTATCCAATCTGTTAAATCAAGTCATTCAAATGGTGTTTTGCCTTTACAGTGTTATACGAATGAGTATCAGGTATCCCATTCAGGACGCTTCGAAGTTCCAAGTGCTGGAATGTATGAGTATGATGCTCAATCTTCTTTACCTGCAGAGACATGCTCtggtaaaaaaatttcagaATTGATGGATTTTAGAG TTAACAGGAATAGCCAACATGCTCTCCTTTATGACACAAAATGCTCAGCTGATGGATATTTCAGTAATGAAAGG GTGCATGAGGATCAAGGGATTGTAAAAGGAGAGAGCAGTTTTCAAG GCTTGCAAAATCTCACAAGAATTTCTACCTCGGCTGCTGACAAGGCTATAGATAATGTGCATTCTGGAGCTCCTCCTCCATGGTTCGAAGCAACTGAAGAAAGTCAGATCAATGTTCAACGAAAACCCACAGCAGACAGCCTTATGTCCCTAAATAAGTCAGGGAAGTCCAAAAAATTGAACCCGAAACGGGTTGGAGCTGCTTGGGCTGAAAAGAGAAAGATTGAGCTTGAGATGGAGAAAAGAGGAGAGATTGTCAATAGTGACTGCACTGCTAACTGGCTTCCTAACTTCGGTAGAGTATGGCAATCTGGCAGCCGAAAAGAATCTAGAAAAGAGTTTATGATGGAGAAACAAGAATTTATCAAGCCTGAAAGTAAATCTGAGATGCCAGTTAAGATACAACCTTACGTCAGCAAGCGAATGGTGAGCTCCAAATTTTCGCATGCCACTTT CGAAGAGAAGCAGGTGAATGATCATATTGGAGACACAAATGACAAATGA
- the LOC122281589 gene encoding TITAN-like protein isoform X3, with protein MEEQSKTRKPKPKPRTNTSKTNCAYDNGHNKKQKKSEYEFCKVCNLNHDQGQRHKYFPSHKTSLSTFLSRFQSKLADVRFFLKNPCPLPSNLASRNRLWCVFCDSNIDELGCTFACYNAINHLASADHLKNLKHFLWKYGGAVDRLDAFRILESDVAKWEKKCKSLRNDDVLSTEGPIGPVLGPSHDIHNELNSGNIDSFENCSIQSVKSSHSNGVLPLQCYTNEYQVSHSGRFEVPSAGMYEYDAQSSLPAETCSGKKISELMDFRVNRNSQHALLYDTKCSADGYFSNERTYQVHEDQGIVKGESSFQGLQNLTRISTSAADKAIDNVHSGAPPPWFEATEESQINVQRKPTADSLMSLNKSGKSKKLNPKRVGAAWAEKRKIELEMEKRGEIVNSDCTANWLPNFGRVWQSGSRKESRKEFMMEKQEFIKPESKSEMPVKIQPYVSKRMRREAGE; from the exons ATGGAAGAACAATCGAAAACGCGGAAGCCAAAACCTAAACCTAGAACCAACACGTCGAAGACTAATTGTGCCTATGATAACGGTCATAACAAGAAGCAGAAGAAGAGCGAGTACGAGTTCTGCAAGGTGTGCAATCTGAACCACGACCAGGGCCAGCGCCACAAGTACTTCCCCAGTCACAAGACCTCCCTCTCTACCTTCCTCTCTCGGTTCCAATCCAAGCTTGCTGATGTCCGTTTTTTCCTCAAGAATCCCTGCCCTCTCCCCTCCAACCTCGCCTCTCGCAACCGCCTCTGGTGCGTTTTTTGCGACAGCAACATCGACGAGCTTGGTTGCACCTTCGCTTG TTATAATGCAATTAATCATCTAGCGAGTGCGGATCATCTCAAGAATTTGAAGCATTTTCTATGGAAATATGGTGGTGCGGTGGATCGCTTGGATGCTTTTAGGATTTTAGAATCTGACGTAGCTAAG TGGGAGAAGAAGTGCAAATCTTTGAGAAATGATGATGTACTGTCTACTGAAGGGCCTATAGGACCAGTGCTTGGACCTTCACATGATATCCACAATGAACTCAACTCTGGAAATATTGATAGTTTTGAAAATTGTAGTATCCAATCTGTTAAATCAAGTCATTCAAATGGTGTTTTGCCTTTACAGTGTTATACGAATGAGTATCAGGTATCCCATTCAGGACGCTTCGAAGTTCCAAGTGCTGGAATGTATGAGTATGATGCTCAATCTTCTTTACCTGCAGAGACATGCTCtggtaaaaaaatttcagaATTGATGGATTTTAGAG TTAACAGGAATAGCCAACATGCTCTCCTTTATGACACAAAATGCTCAGCTGATGGATATTTCAGTAATGAAAGG ACGTACCAGGTGCATGAGGATCAAGGGATTGTAAAAGGAGAGAGCAGTTTTCAAG GCTTGCAAAATCTCACAAGAATTTCTACCTCGGCTGCTGACAAGGCTATAGATAATGTGCATTCTGGAGCTCCTCCTCCATGGTTCGAAGCAACTGAAGAAAGTCAGATCAATGTTCAACGAAAACCCACAGCAGACAGCCTTATGTCCCTAAATAAGTCAGGGAAGTCCAAAAAATTGAACCCGAAACGGGTTGGAGCTGCTTGGGCTGAAAAGAGAAAGATTGAGCTTGAGATGGAGAAAAGAGGAGAGATTGTCAATAGTGACTGCACTGCTAACTGGCTTCCTAACTTCGGTAGAGTATGGCAATCTGGCAGCCGAAAAGAATCTAGAAAAGAGTTTATGATGGAGAAACAAGAATTTATCAAGCCTGAAAGTAAATCTGAGATGCCAGTTAAGATACAACCTTACGTCAGCAAGCGAATG CGAAGAGAAGCAGGTGAATGA
- the LOC122281287 gene encoding uncharacterized protein LOC122281287, whose product MDNWVGCGPLQDFCSVIGDISLSVAEVIDVRGPKNEIISGLVPSKIVQQINEAGVRLKSNKLDVLIWKHSVEANFTTRNWKGMMMYWWQRASIITQVGWIMGVLPILISWALWEARCSSRMEGIIFNIEGAVRYVKCLLKEASCLLQNFQKIRKGDNVVMQNFRLLIIPTHKKKVKFVKWEMPHSDMIKLNVDGGACTNLREAGGGGVIQDSNGSCIAGFAHCYGYATNTVAECRALLDGLRLCKQLRFQIQSVLVESDSLVVMNWLASGICHLWFLGIFGRR is encoded by the exons atGGATAATTGGGTTGGGTGTGGTCCTTTACAAGATTTTTGCTCGGTGATAGGAGATATAAGCCTTTCAGTTGCTGAAGTGATTGATGTTAGGGGaccaaaaaatgagattatttctgGTTTGGTTCCGTCAAAGATAGTGCAGCAGATAAATGAAGCTGGTGTGAGGTTGAAATCTAATAAACtagatgtgttgatttggaAACATTCAGTAGAGGCGAATTTTACAACAAG GAATTGGAAAGGAATGATGATGTACTGGTGGCAGAGAGCATCAATCATAACTCAAGTAGGATGGATAATGGGTGTACTACCAATTCTTATTTCTTGGGCTTTATGGGAGGCTAGATGCTCATCAAGAATGGAAGGAATTATTTTCAACATAGAAGGTGCAGTTCGTTATGTAAAATGTCTTCTTAAAGAGGCTTCTTGTTTGCTGcagaattttcaaaaaataagaaagggaGACAACGTGGTAATGCAAAACTTTAGATTGCTGATAATACCAACGCATAAGAAAAAAGTGAAGTTTGTGAAATGGGAAATGCCACATTCggatatgataaaattaaatgttgatggtgggGCTTGTACGAATCTGAGAGAGGCAGGAGGTGGAGGTGTGATTCAGGATTCTAATGGGAGTTGTATTGCTGGTTTTGCGCATTGCTACGGATATGCGACGAATACGGTTGCCGAATGTCGTGCATTACTAGATGGTCTCCGCCTTTGTAAACAGTTACGGTTTCAGATTCAGAGTGTTCTAGTAGAATCAGATTCATTGGTGGTTATGAATTGGCTAGCTTCTGGTATTTGTCATCTTTGGTTTCTTGGAATTTTTGGGAGGAGATAA